The Streptomyces sp. HSG2 genome has a segment encoding these proteins:
- a CDS encoding aminotransferase class V-fold PLP-dependent enzyme, with protein MPATATATAVAPVSTTADRELSSPLPVLGLDVSVPLVTGGEVAYAALDYAASAPVLRRVWDDVAAYAPYYGSVHRGAGYLSRLSTDLFEESRRTVGAFLDCRDDDQVVFTRSTTDSLNLLAAALPAGCRVYVFETEHHASLLAWRGADVTYLDAPRGPREAVETLSEALAHRNRDRPALVCVTGASNVTGELWPVRELAAAAREHGARTVLDAAQLAPHHPVSLRELDVDWVALSGHKLHAPFGSGVLAGRADWLRAAEPHLAGGGASRSVVRRPDGAVDVTWHDDAARHEAGSPNVIGAYALASACRALGEAGLETLAARERGLIDIVREGLADVPEVRFLSLFGDDAPRVGVLSFVVDGWDGSHFAAALSAEHGIGVRDGLFCAHPLVRVLLGGGSGTPGGCGSEVAPGEERLGAVRVSFGAGTPVEHVERFVTATRELVRNGARWTYRNEGGRPVPGPAARRAAPAGARAPRQPIS; from the coding sequence CGTGAGCGTGCCGCTCGTCACCGGCGGGGAAGTCGCCTACGCCGCACTCGACTACGCCGCGAGCGCCCCCGTGCTGCGACGGGTGTGGGACGACGTCGCCGCCTACGCCCCCTACTACGGCAGTGTGCACCGAGGTGCCGGGTACCTGTCCCGGCTGTCCACCGACCTCTTCGAGGAGTCCCGCCGGACCGTCGGGGCCTTCCTCGACTGTCGCGACGACGACCAGGTGGTCTTCACCCGATCCACCACCGACAGCCTCAACCTGCTCGCCGCCGCGCTCCCGGCGGGGTGCCGAGTCTACGTCTTCGAGACCGAGCACCACGCCTCCCTCTTGGCGTGGCGGGGCGCCGACGTCACCTACCTCGACGCCCCCCGCGGCCCTCGGGAGGCCGTCGAGACCCTGAGCGAGGCGCTCGCCCACCGGAACCGCGACCGTCCGGCGCTGGTCTGCGTCACCGGGGCCTCGAACGTGACGGGAGAGTTGTGGCCGGTACGCGAACTCGCCGCCGCGGCACGGGAGCACGGCGCCCGCACCGTGCTCGACGCGGCGCAGCTCGCCCCGCACCACCCGGTCTCACTGCGGGAACTCGACGTGGACTGGGTGGCCCTGTCGGGCCACAAGCTCCACGCTCCGTTCGGGTCCGGTGTCCTGGCGGGCCGAGCCGACTGGCTGCGCGCGGCCGAACCCCACCTCGCCGGCGGCGGCGCCAGCCGGAGCGTCGTGCGGCGACCCGACGGCGCGGTGGACGTCACCTGGCACGACGACGCCGCCCGGCACGAGGCCGGCTCGCCCAACGTCATCGGGGCCTACGCCCTCGCCTCGGCCTGCCGCGCGCTCGGGGAGGCCGGGCTCGAGACGCTGGCCGCTCGCGAGCGAGGCCTGATCGACATCGTGCGGGAGGGCCTGGCCGACGTCCCCGAGGTGCGGTTCCTGTCGCTCTTCGGGGACGACGCTCCGCGCGTCGGGGTGCTGTCCTTCGTCGTCGACGGCTGGGACGGCTCCCACTTCGCAGCCGCCCTCTCCGCCGAGCACGGGATCGGGGTACGGGACGGTCTCTTCTGCGCACACCCGCTGGTGCGGGTCCTGCTCGGCGGTGGCTCCGGCACGCCCGGGGGCTGCGGGAGCGAGGTCGCGCCGGGCGAGGAGCGCCTCGGGGCCGTCCGCGTCAGCTTCGGCGCGGGCACGCCCGTGGAGCACGTGGAACGGTTCGTGACCGCCACGCGCGAATTGGTGCGGAACGGCGCGCGGTGGACCTACCGGAACGAGGGGGGACGCCCCGTGCCGGGACCCGCCGCGCGCCGAGCGGCCCCGGCCGGGGCCCGGGCGCCGCGACAGCCGATCTCGTGA
- a CDS encoding Lrp/AsnC ligand binding domain-containing protein — MITAIVLIKTTVDRIPEIAEEIASLESVSEVFSVTGGHDLIAMVRVGEHEELADVIPGRISKIPGVLGTDTHVAFRTYSQHDLEAAFSIGLDG, encoded by the coding sequence GTGATCACCGCGATCGTCCTCATCAAGACAACCGTGGACCGGATCCCCGAGATCGCGGAGGAGATCGCCTCGCTGGAGAGCGTCAGCGAGGTCTTCTCCGTGACAGGCGGCCACGACCTGATCGCCATGGTCCGGGTCGGGGAACACGAGGAGTTGGCCGACGTCATCCCCGGGCGGATCAGCAAGATCCCCGGTGTCCTGGGCACGGACACCCACGTGGCGTTCCGGACGTACTCCCAGCACGATCTGGAGGCGGCGTTCTCGATCGGTCTGGACGGCTGA